One region of Salinibacterium sp. TMP30 genomic DNA includes:
- a CDS encoding HRDC domain-containing protein produces MSSASESADPEGELHATQAPHEPVIVIDDWDDYRAAVATIAEGRGPIAIDAERASGYRYSQRAYLIQIFRRGAGTFLFDPPAIGDFGELNDIIADEEWILHAATQDLTCLREVGLHPTRLFDTELGARLAGLPRVGLGTVVEHLLGIHLAKEHSSADWSTRPLPQPWLVYAALDVELLVDLREALGELLDSANKHEIAQQEFDSVLVRDLSNVRSEPWRRLSGVHSIRGGKNLAVARELWLARDTYAQEVDTAPGRLVPDSALLAAARVLPETKRQLSVLKEFSGRASRTQIDRWWNAIQSGLASTDIPASRVASDALPPPRVWSDKNPEADLRLKAARAVMSEHSEELSIPIENLLTPDYLRRVSWTPPTDITPQSVSEALESLGARQWQIDVSAQSIAQAFVEASQTPEESGEADS; encoded by the coding sequence GTGAGTAGCGCATCCGAAAGTGCAGACCCTGAGGGCGAGTTGCACGCCACCCAAGCCCCTCATGAGCCCGTTATCGTCATTGATGACTGGGACGACTACCGCGCCGCTGTCGCGACTATCGCCGAGGGCCGCGGTCCCATCGCTATCGACGCCGAACGCGCGAGCGGCTATCGCTATTCGCAACGCGCATACCTGATCCAAATCTTCCGGCGAGGCGCAGGAACCTTCTTGTTCGATCCACCAGCGATAGGCGATTTCGGCGAACTCAACGATATTATTGCCGACGAAGAATGGATCTTGCACGCAGCCACGCAAGATCTGACCTGTCTGCGTGAAGTCGGGCTGCATCCCACTCGGCTGTTCGACACCGAGCTCGGCGCGCGTCTTGCTGGACTTCCCCGGGTCGGGCTTGGCACGGTCGTTGAACATCTCCTCGGGATCCACCTTGCTAAGGAACACTCGTCGGCGGATTGGTCAACGCGTCCCCTTCCGCAGCCCTGGCTGGTGTACGCAGCCCTCGATGTGGAGCTACTTGTCGATCTCCGCGAAGCTCTGGGCGAGCTGCTTGACTCAGCAAATAAGCACGAAATTGCTCAACAAGAGTTTGACTCTGTGTTGGTACGAGATCTCAGCAATGTGCGCTCAGAACCGTGGCGTCGACTCAGTGGTGTGCACTCCATTCGCGGCGGCAAGAATCTCGCGGTTGCGCGTGAACTGTGGCTAGCTCGGGACACTTACGCTCAAGAAGTCGACACTGCCCCCGGTCGGTTGGTTCCCGATTCTGCACTCCTTGCCGCTGCGCGCGTGCTTCCGGAGACCAAACGTCAGCTTTCTGTGCTGAAGGAATTCAGCGGGCGCGCGAGTCGCACCCAAATTGATCGTTGGTGGAATGCGATCCAAAGCGGCCTCGCCTCCACAGACATCCCGGCATCTCGAGTCGCAAGCGATGCTCTTCCGCCGCCGCGAGTGTGGTCAGACAAGAACCCAGAAGCCGACCTTCGACTTAAAGCTGCTCGTGCGGTGATGAGCGAGCACTCCGAAGAGTTGTCGATCCCGATCGAGAATCTACTGACGCCCGATTACTTGAGGCGAGTTTCATGGACACCACCAACTGACATCACGCCACAAAGCGTCTCTGAAGCACTTGAGAGCCTAGGTGCACGGCAATGGCAAATTGACGTTTCTGCACAGTCAATCGCCCAAGCCTTTGTCGAAGCTAGCCAAACGCCGGAGGAGTCCGGCGAGGCCGATTCGTAG
- a CDS encoding DUF3000 domain-containing protein yields the protein MPDSPAGPTPPAAFASAVESVRGAVLRSELAVTEITAPSEIAPWSFALAADVTPARHGEDSDFGTGRFVLLYDPEVPDAWNSAFRIICFAQAPLEPEIGVDPFLSAVTWSWLTDALDSRGATYDQVSGTATRILSTGFGELESQPDGAQIELRASWSPKDLSMSAHVEGWSELVCMLAGLPPAIEGVTLLSAHKVGRE from the coding sequence GTGCCCGATTCGCCAGCTGGACCAACCCCACCCGCGGCATTCGCGTCAGCGGTTGAGTCCGTTCGTGGCGCAGTCTTGCGTTCTGAGTTGGCTGTGACCGAGATTACCGCTCCTTCTGAGATCGCTCCGTGGTCGTTTGCTCTTGCTGCGGATGTCACGCCAGCACGCCACGGGGAAGACTCAGATTTTGGCACTGGTCGTTTCGTTCTCCTTTACGACCCAGAAGTTCCGGATGCGTGGAACAGCGCGTTCCGAATCATTTGTTTTGCGCAAGCTCCCCTAGAACCAGAAATCGGCGTCGATCCGTTCCTCAGTGCAGTCACGTGGTCGTGGCTCACTGACGCATTAGACAGCCGCGGCGCTACCTACGATCAAGTGTCTGGCACCGCGACCCGCATACTGTCCACGGGATTCGGCGAACTAGAGTCTCAGCCTGACGGTGCACAGATTGAATTGCGAGCATCGTGGAGCCCCAAAGATCTCAGCATGTCCGCACATGTGGAAGGCTGGAGTGAACTGGTCTGCATGTTAGCTGGACTACCACCCGCGATTGAAGGAGTCACCCTATTGTCGGCCCATAAAGTTGGACGTGAGTAG
- a CDS encoding sulfurtransferase, with product MTIERDPAPQFVEFSNPERLVSVDWLEARLESPGLVVVESDEDVLLYETGHIRGAVKIDWHTDLNDPVTRDYIDGEAFAELMSRSGISRDTTVVIYGDKTNWWAAYALWVFTLFGHDDVRLLDGGRAKWEADGREYTLDVPTPAATEYPIVERNDSTIRAFRDDVLTHLGNPLIDVRSPEEYSGERTTAPAYPEEGALRAGHIPSAQSVPWSKAVADDGTFRPLSELNDIYRTGAGLKDGDEIVAYCRIGERSSHTWFVLNYLMGFENVRNYDGSWTEWGSLVAVPIVIGTEPGEVPSR from the coding sequence ATGACTATCGAACGCGACCCGGCCCCTCAATTCGTTGAGTTCTCCAACCCTGAACGACTGGTCTCTGTGGACTGGCTTGAAGCACGCCTCGAGAGCCCTGGACTGGTTGTCGTTGAATCCGATGAAGACGTTCTGCTCTACGAGACCGGACACATCCGCGGTGCCGTGAAAATTGACTGGCATACGGACCTCAACGATCCTGTGACTCGTGACTATATTGACGGCGAAGCTTTTGCCGAGCTCATGTCGCGCAGCGGTATTTCGCGTGACACCACGGTCGTCATCTATGGAGACAAGACCAACTGGTGGGCTGCGTATGCCCTATGGGTGTTCACCCTCTTCGGCCATGACGACGTTCGCTTGCTCGATGGCGGCCGCGCCAAATGGGAAGCGGATGGTCGAGAGTACACACTCGATGTTCCAACGCCCGCAGCCACTGAGTACCCGATCGTCGAGCGCAATGACTCCACAATTCGTGCGTTCCGTGACGATGTGCTCACTCACCTCGGTAACCCGCTAATCGATGTTCGTTCCCCAGAGGAGTACAGCGGAGAGCGCACCACTGCTCCCGCGTACCCCGAAGAAGGTGCACTGCGAGCCGGTCACATTCCCAGCGCTCAGAGCGTGCCATGGTCGAAGGCTGTCGCCGACGACGGAACCTTCCGACCCCTCAGCGAACTGAATGACATCTACCGCACTGGTGCAGGGCTGAAGGATGGTGACGAGATCGTCGCCTACTGCCGCATCGGTGAGCGCTCAAGCCACACCTGGTTCGTACTTAACTACCTCATGGGCTTCGAGAACGTGCGCAACTACGACGGATCGTGGACCGAATGGGGTTCCTTGGTCGCTGTTCCCATCGTCATAGGCACCGAGCCGGGAGAGGTTCCTTCGCGTTAG
- a CDS encoding alpha/beta fold hydrolase — MREARNVRIIVGVLSGIAIGAAAIGTIGLALAAALSVLLARRFVTPPGRAESGLRVLAVGESTIVLSGSVESRAPGRFSLWFADETGHARIGAVISQSAKWVARELLTVTPGPPVAGDNARTSGWFYLSPADLGLDFADVVIDTELGPAPAWLVPAAQPHSTWAIHVHGRGVQRPETLRALSEFYDAGVTSLSVSYRNDTEAPDSADRRYGLGTTEYRDVDSAITFARAAGAKRIVLMGWSMGGATVLQTLMRSANRDMIIGLVLDSPVVAWGPTIEMHGTINHIPTRIQHAAQTVLGSEQAQLLVGIANPVDLSAMNFIERAAELDRPILLMHSTHDAYVPVEPSRMLADLRPDIVTYEEFDTAGHTRLWNYDSERWLGAIRAWLSIHVGDVAADEPVGDVG, encoded by the coding sequence ATGCGGGAAGCAAGGAACGTGCGCATCATCGTCGGAGTGCTCAGCGGCATTGCTATCGGCGCTGCAGCAATTGGTACGATCGGGCTCGCACTAGCCGCAGCGCTTTCAGTGCTCTTAGCCCGACGGTTCGTCACCCCGCCGGGGCGTGCCGAAAGCGGATTACGTGTGCTGGCGGTGGGAGAATCGACGATCGTTCTCTCTGGATCGGTTGAGAGTCGAGCACCGGGCCGTTTCAGTCTGTGGTTTGCCGACGAGACAGGGCACGCTCGCATTGGCGCCGTGATCTCTCAGAGTGCCAAGTGGGTTGCTCGTGAATTGCTCACGGTGACACCAGGGCCGCCAGTTGCTGGCGACAATGCTCGCACCAGCGGATGGTTCTATTTGAGTCCCGCTGACTTAGGCCTCGATTTCGCTGATGTCGTCATCGACACTGAGCTAGGTCCGGCGCCTGCGTGGTTGGTGCCGGCTGCGCAACCCCATTCTACGTGGGCAATTCATGTTCACGGTCGTGGCGTCCAACGCCCGGAGACGCTGCGAGCATTGAGCGAATTCTACGATGCAGGGGTGACTTCGCTCTCGGTGTCGTATCGAAACGACACGGAGGCACCAGATTCCGCCGACCGACGTTATGGCCTAGGCACGACCGAGTATCGCGATGTCGATTCTGCTATTACTTTTGCGCGCGCGGCCGGCGCGAAGCGCATCGTCTTGATGGGGTGGTCAATGGGCGGCGCGACAGTGCTTCAAACACTCATGCGATCTGCCAACCGAGACATGATTATTGGGCTGGTGCTCGATTCGCCGGTCGTTGCCTGGGGACCGACCATTGAAATGCACGGCACTATTAACCATATTCCGACGCGTATTCAACACGCGGCTCAGACGGTTCTGGGTAGTGAGCAAGCACAACTTCTTGTGGGCATCGCTAATCCGGTTGATCTGTCTGCGATGAACTTTATTGAGCGCGCTGCAGAGCTGGACAGGCCCATCCTGCTCATGCACAGCACACATGACGCCTACGTCCCAGTCGAGCCGTCCCGTATGTTGGCAGACCTGCGCCCAGACATCGTGACCTACGAAGAGTTTGATACGGCGGGTCATACGAGACTGTGGAATTACGACAGCGAACGCTGGCTCGGCGCGATTCGTGCTTGGCTGAGCATCCACGTTGGCGACGTGGCTGCCGACGAGCCTGTCGGGGATGTTGGCTAA
- the zapE gene encoding cell division protein ZapE — translation MSATAPTTPERLVDRIPSLTGAQMLAELVPPRQFTEATLDSYRPDRDYPSQGAAVAAIRNFSANPRQGGLFSRKKTPVAKPGVYFDGGFGVGKTHLLAALWHQMPGRKYFGTFIEYTALVGALGYAQAVHLLKGASLVCIDEFELDDPGDTRLISRLLSELVASGAKIAATSNTPPNALGEGRFAAQDFLREIDSLAAKFETLRIDGLDYRRRDTGAHAIAVDSAAAAVAAVAGTVTLDSFDEVLKHLSGVHPSRYVKLVEGIDAIGMTGVHPFKNQTDALRFVAFVDRLYDAQVRIYAEGTPLDDVFPDDMLAGGYSKKYLRAVSRLIALTSNNS, via the coding sequence ATGAGCGCTACCGCGCCGACGACTCCTGAGCGTCTAGTCGATCGTATCCCGTCGTTGACCGGAGCGCAGATGCTCGCCGAACTTGTGCCTCCGCGCCAGTTCACCGAAGCGACTCTCGATTCGTATCGGCCAGACCGCGACTACCCATCTCAGGGCGCTGCTGTTGCCGCTATACGCAACTTTTCGGCAAACCCGAGACAGGGTGGGCTCTTCTCGCGCAAGAAGACTCCCGTAGCTAAGCCTGGGGTGTACTTCGATGGAGGGTTCGGTGTCGGCAAGACTCATTTGCTCGCAGCGCTCTGGCACCAGATGCCGGGTAGAAAATATTTCGGCACCTTCATTGAGTACACAGCCCTTGTTGGCGCGCTCGGGTACGCACAAGCCGTCCACCTATTGAAGGGTGCATCGCTCGTCTGCATTGACGAATTTGAGCTCGACGATCCGGGCGATACGCGCCTGATCTCTCGACTGTTGTCGGAGCTCGTTGCCTCCGGGGCGAAAATTGCGGCAACGTCGAATACGCCGCCAAATGCGCTCGGCGAAGGTCGTTTTGCCGCTCAAGACTTCTTGAGAGAGATCGACTCGCTCGCCGCCAAATTCGAAACTCTTCGTATCGATGGGCTTGACTACCGACGCCGCGACACGGGTGCACACGCCATCGCGGTTGATAGTGCTGCTGCTGCGGTCGCTGCGGTCGCTGGCACGGTAACTCTTGATTCGTTCGACGAGGTTCTGAAGCATCTTTCCGGGGTGCATCCCTCCCGCTACGTCAAACTGGTTGAGGGCATCGATGCGATCGGAATGACGGGCGTACATCCATTCAAGAACCAGACGGATGCACTGCGATTTGTCGCATTCGTCGACCGACTCTATGACGCTCAGGTTCGCATCTACGCAGAGGGAACACCGCTCGACGATGTATTCCCCGACGACATGCTTGCGGGCGGCTACAGCAAGAAGTACCTGCGTGCTGTTTCTCGACTTATCGCCCTAACCTCGAACAATAGCTAG
- a CDS encoding SufE family protein, which translates to MSEQQIPTQLAEIRDDFLDLQLRDRLQLLLEFSNELPELPERYRDHPDLFERVEECQSPVFIFIEVENDTVHMYATAPPEAPTTRGFASILAQGLSGLSTQEVLELSDDFPQSLGLAKAVSPLRLRGMTGMLARAKRQIRLKSLT; encoded by the coding sequence ATGAGTGAGCAGCAGATCCCGACCCAGTTGGCCGAAATTCGCGACGATTTTTTGGACCTCCAGCTGCGGGATCGGCTGCAGCTTCTCCTCGAATTTTCGAACGAGCTGCCGGAGCTGCCGGAACGCTACCGGGATCATCCAGATTTGTTCGAACGGGTCGAAGAGTGCCAGTCCCCCGTCTTCATCTTCATTGAGGTTGAAAACGACACCGTGCACATGTACGCAACCGCACCTCCCGAGGCACCGACTACGCGAGGCTTCGCGTCAATATTGGCGCAAGGGCTTTCTGGTCTCAGCACGCAGGAGGTATTGGAACTGTCAGATGACTTTCCTCAATCACTTGGCCTTGCCAAAGCAGTCAGCCCGCTACGCCTGCGGGGAATGACGGGGATGCTCGCACGAGCAAAACGTCAGATTCGCCTTAAGAGCCTCACTTAG